In Prescottella soli, a genomic segment contains:
- a CDS encoding wax ester/triacylglycerol synthase domain-containing protein, which produces MAPQDAEFVYHEGERHISNSTGIYMFDTTGETAPITQREAEEWMRARLGYSGVFTRRLRHLPLELDYPFWVPDPTLDLAKHVVVEPVDGPGWDALRRHISRFSGKPLDLTRPPWQLHFLTGVTGIEGLPDRMTVAVLRCHHSSGDGLTARDLGLRIFGRSEVHPPIPSTSENWSLPTEFVKAIGRLPSRWSTFREGLATTGDAAKRVTDEVAAGTIAPPGPRRPATRFNQQITPDLIFDVVSFSPKDIRTVQASVDGATFNDVLLATISGGLAAYLAEKGETPSASLSAVVPMSLRGTRPGVANQPDNNRANHLALMSVDLHTDIDDPLERLRAINASVRAEKHRHRHPDVQIAASRVETAPAWLLRGVNWLMQLRKQPEGTVETVNTMVSNIPWTGDDLVLRGAPLVRSFGILGIIDKVGLRHLIVSHHDDEIEISFCTDTAMMPDTDRYKELLTREFQKLVDRSNRSIST; this is translated from the coding sequence TTGGCGCCACAGGATGCCGAATTCGTCTACCACGAGGGCGAGCGCCATATCTCGAACTCGACCGGTATCTATATGTTCGACACCACCGGCGAGACCGCTCCGATCACCCAGCGCGAGGCCGAGGAATGGATGCGCGCGCGCCTCGGCTACAGCGGCGTGTTCACGCGGCGACTTCGGCACCTACCGCTGGAGCTGGACTACCCGTTCTGGGTCCCGGATCCCACACTCGACCTCGCGAAGCATGTGGTCGTCGAACCGGTCGACGGGCCTGGATGGGACGCCCTGCGGCGCCACATCTCCCGATTCTCGGGCAAGCCGCTGGATCTCACCCGGCCGCCGTGGCAGCTGCACTTCCTCACCGGTGTCACCGGCATCGAGGGGCTTCCCGACCGGATGACGGTGGCCGTGCTGCGGTGCCACCACAGTTCCGGGGACGGACTCACCGCCCGCGACCTGGGGCTGCGAATCTTCGGACGGTCCGAGGTTCATCCACCGATTCCGTCGACCTCCGAAAACTGGTCCCTGCCGACGGAGTTCGTGAAAGCGATCGGCCGGCTCCCCTCCCGGTGGAGCACGTTCCGCGAAGGGCTGGCCACGACCGGCGACGCCGCCAAGCGGGTCACCGACGAGGTCGCGGCCGGCACGATCGCCCCGCCCGGACCGCGCCGGCCCGCGACGCGGTTCAACCAGCAGATCACCCCCGATCTGATCTTCGACGTCGTGAGCTTCTCACCGAAGGACATCCGCACCGTGCAGGCCTCGGTCGACGGTGCAACCTTCAACGACGTTCTCCTGGCGACCATCTCGGGTGGACTCGCCGCCTACCTCGCCGAGAAGGGCGAGACCCCCAGCGCATCGCTGTCCGCAGTGGTCCCGATGTCGCTGCGGGGTACCCGACCCGGCGTCGCGAACCAACCGGACAACAATCGCGCCAATCATCTCGCGCTGATGAGCGTCGATCTACACACCGACATCGACGACCCACTCGAACGCCTACGGGCGATCAATGCGTCGGTCCGCGCGGAAAAGCACCGCCACCGCCATCCCGATGTCCAGATCGCAGCGTCGCGGGTGGAAACGGCACCAGCATGGTTGCTGCGCGGGGTCAATTGGTTGATGCAACTGCGCAAGCAACCGGAAGGAACCGTCGAAACCGTCAACACGATGGTCAGCAACATCCCATGGACGGGCGACGACCTCGTGCTGCGCGGCGCGCCCCTGGTCCGGAGTTTCGGCATTCTCGGGATCATCGACAAGGTCGGACTGAGGCACCTCATCGTGTCCCATCACGACGACGAAATCGAGATCTCGTTCTGCACCGACACCGCGATGATGCCGGACACGGATCGTTACAAAGAACTCCTCACCAGGGAATTCCAGAAGTTGGTCGACCGTTCAAATAGGTCGATATCAACATAA
- a CDS encoding alpha/beta hydrolase: MNNPHGTRRLRTACVVLAAATLPLLGGIPATAEVPGSPGPTAIDGTSGARLVSSTQRAGQQVDIEVYSPSMQRNIPLQVLRPKDSSTPAPTFYLLNGAGGGEDGAAWDLQTDVGEFFADKHVNVVTPMEGAFSYYTDWRNPDPGLAATSGNNGINKWTTFLTEELPPVIGDAFDTTGDNAIAAISMTGTSVLDLAIEAPDLYKSVGSYSGCAITSQTPGRQFVKLVVGLGDGNVDNMWGPQDDPEWVARDPYVNADKLPRIPMYISTASGLPGPHDNMDNPRIQGRFATLASQVVVGGIIEASTQYCTDQLSKKTRALGMDNIVYNFRPAGTHSWGYWEDDLHESWPMIARSLGI, translated from the coding sequence ATGAACAATCCCCACGGAACCCGACGACTGCGGACGGCATGTGTCGTCCTGGCCGCGGCAACACTTCCGTTGCTCGGCGGAATCCCTGCGACAGCGGAGGTTCCAGGGTCGCCGGGTCCCACCGCGATTGACGGCACGTCCGGTGCGCGGCTGGTCAGTTCCACGCAACGCGCAGGCCAGCAAGTCGACATCGAGGTGTACTCGCCGTCGATGCAGCGCAACATCCCCCTGCAGGTGCTCCGCCCCAAGGACAGCAGCACTCCCGCGCCCACGTTCTACCTGCTCAACGGTGCCGGTGGTGGCGAGGACGGAGCCGCATGGGATCTCCAGACGGATGTCGGAGAGTTCTTCGCGGACAAGCACGTCAACGTCGTGACGCCGATGGAAGGCGCATTCAGCTACTACACCGACTGGCGCAATCCCGACCCCGGACTTGCCGCCACCAGCGGCAACAACGGCATCAACAAGTGGACGACATTCCTGACCGAGGAACTGCCTCCGGTCATCGGCGACGCCTTCGACACGACGGGCGACAACGCCATCGCCGCCATCTCCATGACCGGGACGTCCGTCCTCGACTTGGCCATCGAAGCACCCGACCTCTACAAGAGCGTCGGCTCGTACAGCGGATGCGCAATCACCAGCCAGACGCCCGGCCGCCAGTTCGTCAAGCTCGTCGTGGGACTCGGCGACGGCAACGTCGACAACATGTGGGGACCGCAGGACGACCCCGAATGGGTGGCGCGCGATCCGTACGTGAACGCCGACAAGCTCCCCCGCATCCCCATGTACATCTCCACGGCGAGCGGGCTCCCCGGTCCCCACGACAACATGGACAACCCCCGAATCCAAGGCAGGTTCGCGACATTGGCGAGCCAGGTCGTCGTCGGCGGCATCATCGAGGCGTCCACGCAGTACTGCACGGACCAGCTCTCGAAGAAGACCCGGGCGCTGGGGATGGACAACATCGTCTACAACTTCCGGCCGGCGGGTACCCACTCGTGGGGATACTGGGAGGACGATCTGCACGAGTCGTGGCCGATGATCGCCCGCTCGCTCGGCATCTGA
- a CDS encoding alpha/beta hydrolase, which translates to MAGSPAIANADFDPEVGTVVPDYVEVAADAQPEITSVTTVDDRILLLQVASPAMRREVPVNVLLPADRSEPRGVLYLLDGNSGQVDSTNWLDPTKGNAQAFFADKNVNVVMPVGGTGSLYQDWTEDHPKFGRTQWETFLSKELPPLIDARFDTSGRNVIGGISSGAQGAVMLAARDPELYDGAVGYSGCYVTEGPVGQILTDLIVMNGMATSDMMWGPQGDDAWRDHDLFRNASRLAGKRVYLSSGNGLPGPHESLDQPDIANTVVVGGLLEAGSNVCTDQLAQALRSAGADVTRSAQPAGVHAWIYWRDELGRSWPTIEAALHQ; encoded by the coding sequence ATGGCGGGCTCTCCTGCCATCGCGAACGCCGACTTCGATCCGGAGGTCGGGACCGTAGTCCCGGATTACGTGGAGGTCGCGGCCGACGCACAGCCCGAGATCACCAGCGTCACCACGGTCGACGACCGGATCCTCCTGCTGCAGGTGGCCTCCCCTGCCATGCGCCGCGAGGTGCCCGTGAACGTGCTGCTGCCCGCCGACCGCAGCGAACCACGCGGCGTTCTCTACCTGCTCGACGGCAATTCCGGGCAGGTGGACAGCACCAACTGGCTCGATCCGACCAAGGGCAACGCCCAGGCGTTCTTCGCCGACAAGAACGTCAACGTCGTGATGCCCGTCGGGGGCACCGGCAGCCTCTACCAGGACTGGACCGAGGACCACCCCAAGTTCGGACGCACCCAGTGGGAGACGTTCCTGTCCAAGGAATTACCTCCCCTGATCGATGCCCGCTTCGACACCAGCGGGCGCAACGTCATCGGCGGGATCTCCTCCGGCGCCCAGGGCGCCGTGATGCTCGCCGCCCGCGATCCGGAACTGTACGACGGGGCCGTGGGGTACAGCGGCTGCTACGTGACAGAGGGGCCAGTCGGGCAGATTCTGACCGATCTGATCGTCATGAACGGGATGGCGACCTCGGACATGATGTGGGGCCCGCAAGGCGACGACGCCTGGCGCGATCACGATCTGTTCCGCAACGCTTCCCGCCTCGCCGGCAAGAGGGTCTACCTGTCGTCGGGGAACGGCCTACCCGGCCCGCACGAATCCCTCGACCAGCCCGACATCGCCAACACCGTCGTGGTCGGCGGACTCCTCGAGGCCGGCTCGAACGTGTGCACCGACCAACTGGCACAGGCACTTCGGAGCGCCGGAGCAGACGTGACCCGCAGCGCTCAACCGGCTGGGGTGCATGCGTGGATCTACTGGCGAGACGAGCTCGGACGCTCGTGGCCGACCATCGAGGCAGCACTTCACCAATAG
- a CDS encoding thioredoxin domain-containing protein, with product MSLERNTLGGATSPYLRQHADNPVHWHEWGPEALAWARERNVPILLSIGYAACHWCHVMAHESFEDPATAAVMNEHFVCIKVDREERPDLDAVYMNATVAMTGQGGWPMTCFLTPDGAPFYCGTYYPVQPRGGMPSFTQLLNAVADTWRTRRGDVDDAAASVVAELRRNSAPLPAGGPPVDVPLLSGAVSSVLRDEDRARGGFGGAPKFPPSMLLEGLLRSYERTGAEPVLRTVERTADAMARGGIYDQLGGGFARYSVDADWLVPHFEKMLYDNALLLRCYAHLARRTDSALAHRVVEETAEFLLRDLRTSAGAFASALDADTDGEEGLTYSWTPEQLIEVLGADEGAWAAETFAVTAEGTFERGASVLQLLSDPSDGARLADVRSRLFAARSRRPQPARDDKVVTAWNGLAITALAEAGATLDRPEWLWAAAECARVLLTTHVVDGRLRRASLAGVVGEPVGILEDHAALATGLLTLHQVTGAGEWLDAATGLLDTAMARFADPDQPGSWFDTADDAEVLVTRPRDPLDGATPSGASAMAEALVTASALADAERASKYAGAAADSLARAAMVLQRAPRSAGHWLAVAEASVRGPIQIAVSETESSELSRQARRLAPGGAVVVAGPADSTPLLADRPQVDGAPTAYVCRGFVCDRPVTDVGALRGLVDAD from the coding sequence GTGTCGCTCGAGCGGAATACCCTGGGCGGCGCGACCAGCCCGTATCTACGACAGCACGCGGACAATCCGGTCCACTGGCACGAGTGGGGTCCGGAGGCGCTCGCGTGGGCGCGTGAGCGCAACGTCCCGATCCTGCTGTCGATCGGGTACGCGGCGTGTCACTGGTGTCACGTCATGGCGCACGAGTCGTTCGAGGATCCGGCGACCGCGGCAGTGATGAACGAGCACTTCGTGTGCATCAAGGTGGACCGCGAGGAACGCCCCGACCTCGATGCGGTCTACATGAACGCGACGGTCGCGATGACCGGCCAGGGCGGCTGGCCCATGACGTGCTTCCTCACGCCGGACGGCGCTCCGTTCTACTGCGGCACCTACTACCCGGTGCAGCCCCGGGGCGGGATGCCGTCGTTCACTCAGTTGCTGAACGCGGTCGCGGACACCTGGCGCACGCGACGCGGTGACGTCGACGACGCGGCCGCGTCCGTGGTCGCTGAGCTCCGGCGCAACAGTGCCCCGCTGCCGGCCGGCGGACCGCCTGTCGACGTGCCGTTGCTCTCGGGCGCCGTGTCCAGCGTGCTGCGTGACGAGGACCGCGCCCGTGGTGGGTTCGGCGGCGCACCGAAGTTCCCGCCGTCGATGCTGCTCGAGGGGCTGCTGCGCTCGTACGAGCGGACGGGCGCCGAGCCGGTGCTGCGAACGGTCGAGCGCACCGCCGACGCGATGGCGCGTGGCGGCATCTACGACCAACTCGGTGGCGGCTTCGCGCGTTACTCGGTGGATGCGGACTGGCTGGTGCCGCACTTCGAGAAGATGCTCTACGACAACGCGCTGCTGCTGCGTTGCTACGCGCACCTCGCGCGGCGCACCGACTCGGCCCTCGCGCACCGGGTGGTGGAGGAGACGGCCGAGTTCCTGCTGCGCGATCTGCGTACCAGCGCGGGGGCCTTTGCGTCGGCGCTCGACGCCGACACCGACGGGGAAGAGGGGCTGACGTACTCGTGGACCCCCGAGCAGCTGATCGAGGTGCTCGGCGCGGACGAGGGGGCCTGGGCGGCCGAGACGTTCGCGGTGACGGCGGAGGGGACGTTCGAACGCGGCGCCTCGGTCCTGCAGCTTCTCTCGGATCCGTCCGACGGCGCCCGTCTGGCCGACGTGCGGTCGCGGCTGTTCGCGGCGCGCAGTCGACGGCCGCAGCCCGCACGAGACGACAAGGTGGTCACTGCGTGGAACGGGCTCGCGATCACCGCGCTCGCGGAGGCCGGTGCGACCCTCGACCGGCCGGAATGGCTGTGGGCCGCAGCCGAATGCGCCCGTGTCCTGCTGACGACTCACGTGGTGGACGGGCGGCTGCGACGCGCATCGCTCGCCGGAGTGGTGGGGGAGCCGGTGGGAATCCTCGAGGACCACGCCGCGCTCGCGACGGGACTGCTCACCCTGCACCAGGTGACCGGCGCGGGGGAGTGGTTGGACGCCGCAACCGGTTTGCTGGACACCGCGATGGCGCGTTTCGCCGACCCGGATCAGCCGGGTAGTTGGTTCGACACCGCGGACGACGCCGAGGTCCTGGTGACCCGTCCGCGGGATCCTCTCGACGGGGCGACGCCGTCGGGGGCGTCTGCGATGGCGGAAGCGCTTGTGACCGCGTCGGCGTTGGCGGACGCGGAGCGGGCGTCGAAGTATGCGGGCGCTGCGGCGGATTCGCTGGCCCGCGCGGCGATGGTGTTGCAGCGCGCGCCACGATCGGCGGGGCACTGGCTCGCGGTCGCGGAAGCCTCGGTACGTGGGCCGATCCAGATCGCGGTGTCGGAGACCGAATCATCCGAATTGTCCAGGCAGGCGCGGCGTCTCGCTCCGGGTGGTGCCGTCGTGGTTGCGGGCCCTGCGGATTCGACGCCGCTGCTCGCCGACAGGCCGCAGGTCGACGGCGCCCCGACGGCGTACGTGTGCCGCGGATTCGTGTGCGATCGGCCGGTCACCGACGTCGGCGCGTTGCGTGGGCTGGTGGACGCGGACTGA
- the mca gene encoding mycothiol conjugate amidase Mca, with protein sequence MSGFRLMAVHAHPDDESSKGAATMARYAAEGNEVLVVTLTGGERGDILNPAMDVPGIRERMDEVRREEMAEAARILGVQQTWLGFVDSGLPEGDPKPPLPEGCFALEPLEVPTEALVKVIREFRPHVMTTYDENGGYPHPDHIKCHEVSMAAYEAAGDPEQFPDAGEPWEVQKVYYSHGFIRKRLVQFKEEYERRGEEFPMAEWLAKWKTEQGDLMARVTTQIQCGDYFPQRDDALRAHATQIDPNGSFFAVPLDIQQKIWPTEEFELAKTRVHTAIPEDDLFAGISEDEK encoded by the coding sequence GTGAGCGGATTCCGACTCATGGCCGTTCATGCCCACCCCGACGACGAGTCGAGCAAGGGCGCCGCGACGATGGCTCGTTATGCCGCGGAGGGCAACGAGGTGCTCGTCGTGACGCTGACGGGCGGTGAACGTGGCGACATCCTGAATCCCGCGATGGACGTCCCGGGCATCCGCGAGCGGATGGACGAGGTCCGTCGCGAGGAGATGGCCGAGGCCGCCCGGATCCTCGGGGTGCAGCAGACGTGGCTCGGGTTCGTCGACTCCGGCCTGCCGGAGGGCGACCCCAAGCCGCCGCTGCCGGAGGGCTGCTTCGCGCTCGAGCCGCTTGAGGTGCCGACCGAGGCGCTGGTGAAGGTGATCCGCGAGTTCCGTCCGCACGTGATGACCACGTACGACGAGAACGGCGGCTACCCGCACCCCGACCACATCAAGTGCCACGAGGTCTCGATGGCCGCGTACGAGGCGGCGGGAGACCCGGAGCAGTTCCCCGACGCCGGCGAGCCGTGGGAGGTGCAGAAGGTCTACTACTCGCACGGGTTCATCCGGAAGCGCCTGGTCCAGTTCAAGGAGGAGTACGAGCGCCGCGGGGAGGAGTTCCCCATGGCCGAGTGGCTCGCCAAGTGGAAGACCGAGCAGGGCGACCTGATGGCGCGGGTGACGACGCAGATCCAGTGCGGGGACTACTTCCCGCAGCGGGACGACGCGCTGCGCGCCCACGCGACGCAGATCGACCCGAATGGCTCGTTCTTCGCGGTTCCGCTGGACATCCAGCAGAAGATCTGGCCGACCGAGGAGTTCGAGCTGGCCAAGACCCGGGTACACACGGCGATCCCGGAGGACGACCTCTTCGCGGGCATTTCGGAGGATGAGAAGTAG
- a CDS encoding DUF4307 domain-containing protein, with product MSSTPPTDRYGSAPRTARPKNWGKWVLTGLVIVAGIGIAYIAYNKFAVSDVDGKQVAFDIVDDRTMNIQITVTREDPSQAAVCIVRARSKDGSETGRREVYIAPSESKTVEVTAPVHTSQPPAMGDLYGCSLDVPDYLHAG from the coding sequence ATGAGCAGTACACCTCCCACCGACCGCTACGGGTCCGCGCCGCGGACTGCCCGCCCGAAGAACTGGGGCAAGTGGGTGCTGACCGGTCTCGTCATCGTCGCCGGCATCGGAATCGCGTACATCGCCTACAACAAGTTCGCCGTGAGCGACGTCGACGGCAAACAGGTCGCGTTCGACATCGTCGACGACCGGACGATGAACATCCAGATCACCGTGACGCGCGAGGACCCCTCCCAAGCCGCCGTGTGCATCGTCCGCGCGCGCTCGAAGGACGGCTCCGAGACCGGACGCCGTGAGGTGTACATCGCACCGTCCGAGTCGAAGACTGTCGAGGTCACCGCACCCGTCCACACCTCCCAGCCGCCCGCTATGGGTGATCTGTACGGATGCAGTCTGGACGTTCCGGACTATCTTCACGCGGGCTGA
- the greA gene encoding transcription elongation factor GreA, whose product MTETQVTWLTQESHDRLKAELDQLIANRPVIAAEINERREEGDLKENGGYHAAREEQGQQEARIRQLQELLNSAKVGEAPTQSGVALPGSVVKVYYDGDETDTETFLIATREEGARNDKLEVYSPGSPLGGALIDAKVGETREYNLPNGSLMKVTLVSAEPYHG is encoded by the coding sequence ATGACCGAGACCCAGGTGACCTGGCTTACTCAGGAGTCTCACGACAGGCTCAAGGCTGAGCTCGACCAGCTCATCGCCAATCGTCCGGTCATTGCCGCCGAGATCAACGAGCGTCGCGAAGAGGGCGACCTCAAGGAGAACGGCGGCTACCACGCTGCTCGCGAGGAGCAGGGCCAGCAGGAAGCGCGCATCCGCCAGCTGCAGGAGCTGCTCAACAGCGCCAAGGTGGGCGAGGCCCCGACGCAGTCCGGCGTGGCGCTGCCCGGCTCGGTCGTCAAGGTCTACTACGACGGCGACGAGACCGACACCGAGACCTTCCTGATCGCCACCCGCGAGGAAGGCGCCCGCAACGACAAGCTCGAGGTCTACTCGCCGGGCTCCCCGCTGGGCGGCGCGCTGATCGACGCCAAGGTCGGCGAGACCCGCGAGTACAACCTCCCCAACGGAAGCCTGATGAAGGTCACCCTCGTCAGCGCCGAGCCGTACCACGGCTGA
- a CDS encoding bifunctional lytic transglycosylase/C40 family peptidase, with translation MSWEPAAILVAVTAATGAAFPAAANAAPDPAPIAPPIEQPAPQPTPQLVEPVNSIIALLPPDMRQQAASDLAKAIPALQAPAAPTAQPSATEAPGQPTTPQPAPPAPATAAPVAPPAEVRAPAPVAAPEFALPGIGSVTLPALPAVLPSNPALGQVGSIAVFAPWLRKAGEICDGVKAPTLAALFSVENDFRYGPTAPVSLAGGRGPAKFMPSDWAKYGKDADGDGTADILGVADSVMAAGHMLCDNYAQMDTWKQEGLVQGDTLDLALAAFNAGTRAVRKAGGIPTGADDAANQSGVFVQKIRASEGQFEQLLSPFANFNFDINLPTTGLGGAAVQLAMRYLGLPYVWGGGNIGGPTMGGFDCSGLTSAAVFAATGGKVVLPRTSETQWGVGTEIPMSAAQPGDLVFGNWQAGGPGHVGIYMGNGLMVHAPQTGDVVKIGPVFADMKARRVL, from the coding sequence ATGTCATGGGAGCCTGCAGCCATCCTCGTGGCTGTTACTGCAGCAACAGGTGCAGCATTTCCAGCAGCCGCGAATGCGGCACCGGACCCGGCTCCGATAGCCCCGCCCATAGAGCAGCCTGCCCCGCAGCCCACACCGCAATTGGTGGAGCCCGTGAACAGCATCATCGCGCTGCTCCCGCCGGATATGCGGCAGCAGGCGGCGTCCGATCTCGCGAAGGCCATCCCCGCCCTCCAGGCGCCGGCCGCCCCGACCGCGCAGCCTTCGGCGACCGAGGCGCCCGGGCAGCCTACGACGCCTCAACCGGCCCCGCCCGCGCCCGCGACGGCCGCCCCCGTGGCGCCCCCGGCCGAGGTCCGTGCGCCTGCGCCGGTCGCGGCCCCTGAGTTTGCGCTTCCGGGGATCGGTTCCGTCACTCTCCCAGCACTTCCCGCTGTTCTGCCCTCGAATCCCGCTCTGGGGCAGGTAGGTTCGATCGCGGTGTTCGCGCCCTGGCTACGCAAGGCCGGCGAGATCTGCGACGGCGTCAAGGCGCCCACGCTGGCCGCGTTGTTCTCGGTGGAGAACGACTTCCGGTACGGCCCGACGGCGCCGGTCTCGCTGGCCGGCGGACGCGGTCCGGCCAAGTTCATGCCCAGCGACTGGGCCAAGTACGGCAAGGACGCCGACGGCGACGGCACCGCCGACATCCTCGGCGTCGCCGACTCCGTCATGGCTGCCGGGCACATGCTGTGCGACAACTACGCGCAGATGGACACCTGGAAGCAGGAAGGCCTGGTCCAGGGCGACACCCTCGACCTCGCGCTCGCGGCCTTCAACGCGGGAACCCGAGCGGTCCGCAAGGCCGGCGGCATCCCGACCGGCGCCGACGATGCGGCCAACCAGTCCGGTGTGTTCGTGCAGAAGATCCGGGCGTCGGAGGGCCAGTTCGAGCAGTTGCTGTCGCCGTTCGCGAACTTCAACTTCGACATCAACCTGCCCACCACCGGTCTCGGCGGTGCGGCGGTGCAGTTGGCGATGCGGTACCTCGGCCTCCCGTACGTGTGGGGTGGCGGCAACATCGGTGGACCCACGATGGGCGGCTTCGACTGCTCGGGCCTGACGTCGGCGGCGGTGTTCGCGGCCACCGGCGGCAAGGTCGTCCTGCCGCGCACGTCGGAGACGCAGTGGGGTGTCGGCACCGAGATCCCCATGTCCGCGGCGCAGCCGGGCGACCTCGTCTTCGGTAACTGGCAGGCGGGCGGTCCCGGCCACGTCGGCATCTACATGGGCAACGGGCTCATGGTCCACGCGCCGCAGACCGGGGATGTCGTCAAGATCGGGCCGGTCTTCGCGGACATGAAGGCACGCCGGGTGCTCTGA
- a CDS encoding cystathionine gamma-synthase — protein sequence MSEQGSTGFSTRAIHAGYEPDPQTGAVNVPIYASSTFAQDGVGGMRNGFEYARTGNPTRRPLEANLAALESGTFGRAFGSGMAATDCVLRSVLRPGDHLVIPNDAYGGTFRLIDKVFTQWGIEYTPAAVSDVDAVRAAIRPETKLVWVETPTNPLLNIGDIAAISEVAHAAGAKLVVDNTFASPYLQQPLTLGADIALHSTTKYIGGHSDVVGGALVTNDAELDAKFAFLQNGAGAVPGPFDAFLTMRGIKTLALRMERHSDNAEKVVDLLAGHSAISHVIYPGLESHPGHAVAAKQMRRFGGMVSVRLKGGKQAALDFCSRTQIFTLAESLGGVESLIEHPGAMTHASTAGSALEVPEDLVRLSVGIEDAADLLADIEQALG from the coding sequence ATGAGTGAGCAGGGATCCACAGGGTTTTCCACCAGGGCCATCCACGCCGGATACGAGCCCGACCCGCAGACCGGTGCCGTCAACGTGCCGATCTACGCCAGTTCGACGTTCGCGCAGGACGGCGTCGGCGGGATGCGCAACGGGTTCGAGTACGCGCGTACCGGCAACCCCACCCGCCGTCCGCTCGAGGCGAACCTCGCTGCGCTCGAATCGGGCACGTTCGGGCGGGCGTTCGGGTCCGGCATGGCGGCGACGGACTGCGTGCTGCGGTCGGTGCTGCGTCCCGGCGACCACCTGGTGATCCCGAACGACGCGTACGGCGGCACGTTCCGGCTCATCGACAAGGTGTTCACGCAGTGGGGGATCGAGTACACCCCGGCGGCGGTGTCCGACGTCGATGCGGTTCGCGCCGCGATCCGCCCCGAGACCAAGCTGGTGTGGGTCGAGACGCCGACCAACCCGCTGCTCAACATCGGTGACATCGCCGCGATCTCCGAGGTGGCGCACGCTGCGGGCGCGAAGTTGGTGGTGGACAACACCTTTGCGTCACCGTACCTGCAGCAGCCGCTGACGTTGGGTGCCGACATCGCGCTGCACTCGACGACGAAGTACATCGGCGGCCACTCCGACGTCGTCGGCGGTGCGCTGGTGACGAACGACGCGGAACTCGACGCCAAGTTCGCGTTCCTGCAGAACGGCGCGGGCGCGGTACCCGGCCCGTTCGACGCGTTCCTGACGATGCGCGGCATCAAGACCCTCGCGCTGCGCATGGAGCGTCACAGCGACAACGCCGAGAAGGTTGTCGACCTGCTGGCCGGCCACTCCGCGATCTCCCACGTCATCTACCCGGGCCTCGAATCGCACCCGGGCCACGCGGTGGCGGCCAAGCAGATGCGCCGGTTCGGTGGCATGGTCTCGGTGCGGCTGAAGGGCGGCAAGCAGGCTGCACTCGACTTCTGCTCGCGCACGCAGATCTTCACGCTCGCCGAGTCCCTCGGTGGCGTCGAGTCGCTCATCGAGCACCCGGGGGCGATGACGCACGCGTCGACCGCGGGCTCCGCTCTCGAGGTTCCGGAGGACCTGGTGCGCCTGTCGGTCGGCATCGAGGATGCCGCCGACCTGCTCGCCGACATCGAGCAGGCCCTCGGCTGA